Proteins encoded together in one Macadamia integrifolia cultivar HAES 741 chromosome 8, SCU_Mint_v3, whole genome shotgun sequence window:
- the LOC122086644 gene encoding 18.1 kDa class I heat shock protein-like: MSIIPSFFGGRRDPFAMDIWDPFNFNDFSFSTSLSVPRPQFSNETAAFVNARIDWKETPEAHIFKADLPGLKKEEVKVEVEEGRVVQISGERSKENEEKNDQWHRIERSSGKFLRRFRLPENAKMDQVKAAMENGVLTVTVPKEEVKKPEVKAIEIST, from the coding sequence ATGTCAATCATTCCAAGCTTCTTTGGTGGCCGCCGTGATCCCTTCGCAATGGATATCTGGGATCCATTCAATTTCAATGACTTCTCCTTCTCAACTTCCCTTTCTGTTCCTCGCCCCCAATTCTCTAACGAGACTGCAGCATTCGTCAATGCCCGAATTGATTGGAAGGAGACCCCAGAAGCTCACATCTTCAAAGCTGATCTCCCTGggttgaaaaaggaagaagtgaAGGTGGAAGTGGAAGAGGGAAGAGTAGTTCAGATCAGTGGAGAGAGGAGCAAAGAGAATGAAGAGAAGAACGACCAGTGGCACCGAATTGAGCGTAGCAGTGGCAAGTTCTTGAGGAGGTTCAGGTTGCCTGAGAATGCGAAGATGGATCAGGTGAAGGCTGCTATGGAGAATGGAGTGCTTACTGTTACTGTTCCtaaagaagaagtgaagaaacCAGAGGTCAAAGCCATTGAAATCTCCACCTAG